A stretch of Terriglobia bacterium DNA encodes these proteins:
- a CDS encoding DUF1203 domain-containing protein has protein sequence MSNYRIIAIPPKVADKVRATGKAPGYGHPAHVEIATGYGPCRLCLQTFRIGEESRILFTYDPFFGIEAIPLPGPVFIHAHRCERYPEHGGYPKEMMAHAAVLNAYARGQNLVARVIVDANDGHEAKVREVLNRSDVDYIEVRDREAGCFDFRVER, from the coding sequence GTGAGCAATTACAGAATTATCGCGATTCCACCCAAAGTTGCCGACAAAGTGCGCGCTACCGGGAAGGCTCCGGGCTACGGGCATCCCGCCCATGTGGAGATCGCGACCGGATATGGTCCCTGCCGCCTCTGTCTGCAGACTTTTCGCATCGGAGAAGAGAGCAGAATCCTCTTCACATACGATCCGTTCTTCGGGATTGAAGCTATTCCTCTGCCCGGCCCTGTCTTCATTCACGCCCACAGATGTGAGCGCTATCCGGAGCACGGTGGCTATCCGAAAGAGATGATGGCCCATGCCGCGGTTCTCAATGCATATGCGAGAGGTCAGAACCTCGTGGCGCGAGTAATCGTCGATGCAAATGACGGGCACGAAGCAAAGGTTAGAGAGGTTCTGAATAGGAGTGACGTCGATTACATCGAAGTGCGCGATCGCGAAGCCGGCTGCTTCGACTTCCGCGTCGAACGCTGA
- a CDS encoding CCA tRNA nucleotidyltransferase — translation MADYIYTMETRLTPDQMRGVNLIQDLALSHQMNVYLTGGTIRDILTGFPIHDIDITLQGNPHKLQKDLEKAGATVSWADEDLKVLYLVLPGNVRAEINMARQEIYDKPGRAPEVHPSAINDDLRRRDFTVNAMGLSLNPGSRGLLLDPFNGLADIELKLIRILHNYSFLEEPSRLIRATRFAARFHWQLEERTQARYDAAREGDYIQYVNKDKLGYETEQLAYEEDPLHIIRMLEKDGWLKVLHPHWSTAKMDTADLARLQKSREQMINVGMTVDAAPAVLYFLSRRMGDKEIGEIQRMIPRKDLVNQWKHIEDGAKDLAKRLTGKEAATPSRTWELLSHASPEAILFLELTTKQQAVEQKIDNFFGKWRQVREKLPVPEMAELLITPEHKDWEKLNHEIFLGMLDGKMRSHTELIKFLKPFAPPPPPPPPPPSAKRGRGAKAAAAAGATAAAQPAKRGRKPKEAPGPVAAAPESPKHEAKPSAKAEPKPAAKTEPKAAAKAELKHAAKPAAKAPAKPAQHAPKSAAKPAKKPAPKPAKKPAKPAKKAAKKK, via the coding sequence ATGGCCGATTACATTTACACGATGGAAACCCGGCTCACACCGGACCAGATGCGTGGTGTGAACCTGATTCAAGACCTCGCCCTCAGCCACCAGATGAACGTTTACCTCACAGGTGGCACCATCCGAGACATTCTCACTGGCTTTCCCATTCACGACATTGACATCACGCTACAGGGAAACCCACATAAGTTACAGAAAGACTTGGAGAAAGCTGGAGCTACGGTATCCTGGGCCGATGAGGATCTGAAGGTCTTATATCTCGTCCTTCCGGGCAACGTCCGAGCCGAAATCAACATGGCCCGGCAGGAAATCTATGATAAGCCGGGCAGGGCCCCCGAGGTCCACCCTTCCGCCATCAACGACGACCTCCGCCGCCGCGACTTCACCGTGAATGCCATGGGACTCTCTCTGAATCCCGGCTCCCGCGGCCTGCTTCTCGACCCTTTCAATGGACTCGCCGACATCGAACTGAAGCTCATTCGGATCCTGCACAACTACTCCTTCCTCGAGGAGCCCTCGCGCCTCATCCGCGCTACCCGCTTTGCCGCCCGCTTCCACTGGCAGCTTGAGGAACGTACCCAGGCCCGCTACGACGCCGCCCGGGAAGGCGACTACATCCAGTACGTGAACAAGGACAAGCTTGGGTACGAAACCGAGCAACTTGCATACGAGGAAGACCCGCTCCACATCATTCGCATGCTTGAGAAGGACGGTTGGCTCAAGGTCCTCCATCCGCACTGGTCCACTGCAAAGATGGACACGGCTGATCTCGCCCGGCTCCAGAAATCGCGCGAGCAGATGATCAATGTCGGCATGACCGTCGATGCCGCTCCGGCCGTCCTCTATTTCCTTAGCCGCCGTATGGGCGACAAGGAAATCGGCGAGATACAGCGTATGATCCCGCGCAAGGACCTGGTCAATCAGTGGAAGCACATCGAAGATGGCGCAAAGGATCTCGCGAAACGCCTCACCGGGAAAGAAGCGGCGACGCCGTCACGTACCTGGGAGCTGCTCTCGCATGCCAGCCCTGAGGCCATCCTGTTCCTCGAACTGACAACGAAACAACAGGCCGTCGAACAGAAGATCGACAACTTCTTTGGCAAGTGGCGCCAGGTTCGCGAAAAACTACCCGTCCCGGAAATGGCTGAATTGCTCATCACCCCGGAGCACAAGGACTGGGAGAAACTCAACCATGAAATTTTCCTGGGCATGCTGGACGGGAAAATGCGCTCTCACACCGAGTTGATCAAGTTCCTCAAGCCATTTGCTCCGCCGCCGCCCCCGCCGCCGCCCCCGCCGTCGGCCAAACGCGGACGTGGCGCAAAGGCGGCCGCCGCAGCTGGCGCTACCGCTGCTGCCCAACCGGCGAAACGTGGCCGCAAGCCAAAAGAAGCTCCCGGCCCTGTCGCTGCAGCGCCCGAATCGCCAAAGCACGAGGCGAAGCCCTCGGCGAAAGCCGAACCAAAACCCGCTGCCAAGACCGAGCCAAAAGCGGCTGCCAAGGCTGAGCTAAAGCACGCTGCCAAGCCTGCAGCAAAAGCTCCGGCGAAGCCCGCCCAACACGCTCCGAAATCGGCCGCGAAACCCGCAAAGAAGCCAGCGCCCAAGCCGGCAAAGAAACCCGCGAAACCGGCAAAGAAGGCCGCAAAGAAAAAGTAG
- a CDS encoding mechanosensitive ion channel family protein has product MLDHLLVSFGPPGKWVHLLDQYGDDLFDFLHTKAPKILGVLIIAAILLVLFRIVRNRLVHFTERAAVAGIRAQQIRTLASVIYSVGVFLVAFFALMEILPLFNINIGPLLASAGVAGLAIGFGAQTLVKDFITGFFFLIENTFDVGDVIRTAGVQGTVESLTLRRTMLRDADGTVHMIPNSQMTIVSNLTRDWTQLTMHVAVDYKENSDRIVALLKEVATEVRNDPNYADAIVADPDVPGIDRVSGDTVDYLLLVKTRPGQQYAVARELRRKIKDCFEQHGIKPAGPNRFYVVGDPAHS; this is encoded by the coding sequence ATGCTTGACCACCTGCTAGTAAGTTTCGGTCCTCCGGGCAAATGGGTTCACCTGCTCGATCAGTACGGTGACGACCTGTTTGACTTTTTGCATACCAAAGCGCCGAAGATCCTCGGTGTACTCATCATCGCTGCCATCCTGCTGGTGCTTTTCCGGATCGTGCGGAATCGCCTTGTGCACTTCACTGAGCGCGCGGCTGTGGCCGGAATACGAGCGCAGCAGATTCGGACGCTTGCCAGCGTGATTTACAGCGTTGGCGTTTTCCTGGTGGCGTTTTTTGCGCTTATGGAGATCCTGCCGCTGTTCAACATCAATATCGGTCCGCTACTCGCCTCGGCCGGAGTCGCAGGTCTCGCCATCGGATTCGGTGCACAAACGCTGGTCAAGGATTTCATCACCGGATTTTTCTTTCTTATCGAGAACACCTTCGACGTTGGCGATGTGATCCGGACCGCCGGCGTTCAGGGAACCGTCGAGTCGCTCACTTTGCGGCGCACCATGCTTCGCGACGCTGACGGTACGGTTCATATGATTCCCAACAGCCAGATGACAATCGTCAGCAATCTCACCCGCGATTGGACGCAACTCACGATGCACGTCGCCGTCGATTACAAGGAGAACAGTGATCGCATTGTTGCGCTGTTGAAAGAGGTCGCCACCGAGGTCCGCAATGACCCCAATTACGCCGATGCCATCGTGGCGGATCCTGACGTACCGGGGATCGATCGCGTGAGCGGCGATACTGTCGACTATCTGCTGCTGGTAAAGACGCGTCCGGGGCAACAGTACGCAGTCGCGCGCGAACTGCGGCGAAAGATCAAGGATTGCTTCGAGCAGCATGGAATCAAGCCGGCAGGTCCCAACCGTTTTTACGTAGTTGGCGACCCCGCGCACTCGTAG
- a CDS encoding YdeI/OmpD-associated family protein — MEIGETLYVKNRKQWRKWLEKNHATASHIWLVYCNQASGKPTISYEDSMEEALCFGWIDGIIKKMDSDSYTRRFTPRKPESAWSEINVERYERAKKAGLLTEAGIKAFGKDGTRKVFISLRKGRVPPPDLAKEFEKHPKAKAFYEQLAPSNQAHFVNRIESVKRPETREKWVREAIRYLMEGKKSWFEE, encoded by the coding sequence ATGGAAATTGGCGAAACGCTCTACGTCAAGAACCGCAAGCAGTGGCGCAAATGGCTGGAGAAGAATCATGCCACGGCATCGCACATTTGGCTGGTGTACTGTAACCAGGCGAGCGGCAAGCCGACGATCTCGTACGAGGACAGCATGGAAGAGGCGCTGTGCTTTGGGTGGATCGATGGGATCATCAAGAAGATGGATAGCGATAGCTACACACGACGATTTACGCCGCGCAAACCAGAGAGCGCGTGGTCGGAGATCAACGTCGAGCGGTATGAGCGTGCGAAAAAGGCGGGGCTGCTGACCGAGGCGGGAATCAAGGCGTTTGGGAAGGATGGGACGCGGAAAGTTTTCATCAGTCTGCGCAAGGGGCGAGTGCCGCCACCAGACCTGGCGAAGGAGTTTGAAAAACATCCCAAGGCAAAGGCGTTCTATGAGCAGCTTGCGCCCAGCAACCAGGCGCACTTTGTGAACCGGATTGAGAGCGTGAAGAGGCCGGAGACAAGGGAGAAGTGGGTAAGAGAGGCGATCCGGTATCTGATGGAGGGGAAGAAGTCGTGGTTTGAAGAATGA
- a CDS encoding isocitrate lyase/phosphoenolpyruvate mutase family protein translates to MPNQQRTQAEKGKRFRELHQQDHAFIIPNPWDIGTAKLLESLGFEALATTSAGYAFSVGKPDGALSRDEMITHAAEIVAATSLPVSADLENLYVDDPTKVGETIRMAAAAGLAGCSIEDVPLGRGGEPYELQLAVDRVRAAAETAHALPFPFTLTARAENYIVGRPDLRDTIVRLQAFQEAGADVVFAPGLRTREDIATVVRSVDRPLNVIMGLQGVQLSLAELSEIGVKRISVGSALSRAALGAFLRGAHEMIEHGTFNFADDATKYADLNAMFSQALGNRAA, encoded by the coding sequence ATGCCAAATCAGCAGCGGACGCAAGCAGAAAAAGGAAAGCGCTTTCGTGAATTACACCAGCAGGATCACGCATTCATCATTCCAAATCCATGGGACATAGGAACGGCGAAGCTGCTCGAGTCGCTGGGGTTTGAAGCGCTCGCTACGACAAGCGCGGGATATGCCTTTTCGGTTGGGAAACCAGATGGCGCACTCAGCCGGGACGAGATGATTACACATGCGGCGGAGATTGTCGCCGCGACGAGTCTGCCGGTGAGCGCCGATCTCGAGAATCTTTACGTCGACGATCCCACCAAGGTTGGAGAAACGATTCGAATGGCTGCCGCTGCGGGCCTTGCTGGCTGCTCCATTGAGGACGTTCCGCTTGGACGCGGCGGAGAGCCCTACGAACTGCAATTGGCTGTTGATCGCGTTCGAGCCGCGGCCGAGACAGCGCATGCACTTCCCTTCCCGTTCACTCTGACGGCGCGAGCGGAGAACTACATCGTCGGCCGCCCGGATCTGCGCGACACTATCGTCCGCCTGCAGGCGTTCCAGGAGGCTGGAGCGGACGTCGTGTTCGCGCCTGGGTTAAGAACCAGGGAGGACATTGCGACCGTTGTGCGCTCGGTGGATCGACCGTTGAACGTCATTATGGGCTTGCAGGGTGTTCAACTGAGCCTGGCGGAACTCTCGGAAATTGGCGTAAAGCGAATCAGCGTGGGCAGCGCACTGTCGCGAGCAGCCCTTGGCGCGTTTCTACGGGGCGCTCACGAGATGATCGAGCACGGCACCTTCAATTTCGCCGACGATGCCACGAAATACGCCGACCTGAATGCGATGTTTTCGCAGGCGCTGGGAAACCGGGCAGCATGA